A genome region from Cryptosporangium phraense includes the following:
- a CDS encoding S8 family peptidase: MTGRNRRSVRSSSRRARFTAGVAGLTVVAGAVAGAVLVAAGPSAAVASGSGSSVTTITPAAAVSPTLRGAGGSVADAAAGASGSVAGASGSVAGAGASVRTWAVKAASVSADPARIVAGVRADQPVRIVSVRTIGGRPSVSSVTVTGRASATAAVAAAQQDAATVSVGVDEVVHLTDDGTATAAATNDPLRSRQWALTTLKAETDWTKSTGSGVTVAVIDTGVQASHPDLAGQVLKGIDLVGDKPASTDGSNDENGHGTHVAGIIAAVANNKIGVAGLAPNVKILPIRVLDADGSGYDSDMAKGIIQAVDRGAKVINLSVGGTEAGATSSAVQYALSKNVTVVAAAGNERQDGNATSYPAADAGVIGVAATDSTNKDADFSNTGSYVDVAAPGVSILSTYMGSQYATMSGTSMATPYVAATAALLKSVSPGLTPAQVTTALESTATDLGAAGRDDVFGYGLINPYAALCGQVSCDGSSPTVATAFRLASGAGSTVVAGTRVTVRATLTDASTGEAIGGSAVSVCVRTLPAPTLRCTATTTAATGAVTWTGIATGTTTVYFTHDADATTTASSTATATYTATAKTTLRAGKGTLTATVTPATRQGVTLDRWSGKTWVKVSTKTSSAAGVASFTKLKPATYRVRVAAGTATAASTSTSARVS, from the coding sequence GTGACCGGTCGTAACCGCCGTTCCGTCCGTAGTTCGTCGCGCCGCGCGCGGTTCACGGCCGGGGTTGCCGGCTTGACGGTGGTGGCCGGCGCGGTGGCCGGGGCTGTACTCGTGGCCGCGGGGCCCTCCGCCGCGGTCGCGTCCGGTTCGGGCTCTTCGGTGACGACGATCACGCCGGCCGCGGCCGTCTCCCCCACCCTCCGGGGGGCCGGGGGGTCGGTCGCCGACGCCGCCGCCGGGGCGAGCGGGTCCGTCGCCGGGGCGAGCGGGTCCGTCGCCGGCGCGGGCGCTTCCGTCCGGACGTGGGCGGTCAAGGCCGCGAGCGTCAGTGCCGACCCGGCTCGGATCGTCGCGGGCGTTCGGGCCGACCAGCCCGTCAGGATCGTGAGCGTCCGTACGATCGGCGGGCGGCCGAGCGTCAGCAGTGTGACGGTGACCGGCCGCGCGTCGGCGACGGCCGCAGTGGCCGCGGCCCAGCAGGACGCGGCGACCGTCTCGGTCGGTGTCGACGAGGTCGTGCACCTGACCGACGACGGGACCGCCACCGCGGCCGCCACCAACGACCCGCTGCGCTCCCGGCAGTGGGCGCTGACGACGCTGAAGGCGGAGACCGACTGGACGAAGTCCACCGGCAGCGGCGTCACGGTCGCGGTGATCGACACCGGGGTGCAGGCCTCGCACCCGGACCTGGCCGGGCAGGTGCTGAAGGGGATCGACCTGGTCGGCGACAAGCCCGCGAGCACCGACGGCAGCAACGACGAGAACGGTCACGGCACGCACGTCGCCGGCATCATCGCCGCGGTCGCGAACAACAAGATCGGGGTGGCCGGCCTCGCGCCGAACGTGAAGATCCTGCCTATCCGGGTGCTCGACGCCGACGGCTCCGGCTACGACTCGGACATGGCCAAGGGCATCATCCAGGCCGTCGACCGGGGCGCGAAGGTCATCAACCTGTCGGTGGGTGGCACCGAGGCCGGTGCGACCTCGTCGGCCGTGCAGTACGCGCTGTCCAAGAACGTCACGGTCGTCGCCGCGGCCGGCAACGAGCGCCAGGACGGCAACGCGACCAGCTACCCGGCCGCCGACGCCGGCGTGATCGGCGTCGCGGCGACCGACTCCACGAACAAGGACGCCGACTTCTCCAACACCGGCAGCTACGTGGACGTGGCCGCGCCCGGTGTCAGCATCCTGTCGACGTACATGGGCAGCCAGTACGCGACGATGTCGGGCACCTCGATGGCGACGCCGTACGTGGCCGCGACGGCGGCGCTGCTGAAGTCGGTGTCGCCGGGCCTGACCCCGGCGCAGGTCACGACCGCGCTGGAGAGCACCGCGACGGACCTGGGCGCGGCCGGCCGGGACGACGTGTTCGGGTACGGCTTGATCAACCCGTACGCGGCGCTGTGCGGGCAGGTTTCGTGCGACGGGTCGTCGCCGACCGTAGCCACGGCGTTCCGGCTGGCCAGCGGCGCGGGGTCCACGGTCGTCGCCGGGACCCGGGTGACGGTCCGCGCGACGCTCACCGACGCGTCCACCGGCGAGGCGATCGGCGGCTCCGCCGTTTCGGTCTGCGTCCGCACGCTCCCGGCCCCCACTCTGCGGTGCACCGCGACCACGACCGCCGCAACCGGCGCGGTGACCTGGACCGGCATCGCGACCGGCACGACGACGGTCTACTTCACCCACGACGCGGACGCGACGACGACGGCCTCCAGCACCGCGACGGCGACCTACACCGCGACCGCGAAGACCACGCTGCGGGCCGGGAAGGGAACGCTGACCGCGACGGTGACGCCGGCGACGCGGCAGGGTGTGACGCTGGATCGCTGGAGCGGAAAGACGTGGGTCAAGGTTTCGACGAAGACGTCGTCGGCCGCCGGGGTCGCGTCGTTCACGAAGCTCAAGCCCGCGACGTACCGGGTCCGAGTCGCCGCCGGCACGGCGACGGCAGCCTCGACGAGCACCAGCGCCCGAGTCAGCTGA